The following proteins are encoded in a genomic region of Neovison vison isolate M4711 chromosome 12, ASM_NN_V1, whole genome shotgun sequence:
- the DUSP6 gene encoding dual specificity protein phosphatase 6, translating into MIDTLRPVPFASEMAISKTVAWLNEQLELGNERLLLMDCRPQELYESSHIESAINVAIPGIMLRRLQKGNLPVRALFTRGEDRDRFTRRCGTDTVVLYDESSSDWNENTGGESVLGLLLKKLKDEGCRAFYLEGGFSKFQAEFALHCETNLDGSCSSSSPPLPVLGLGGLRISSDSSSDIESDLDRDPNSATDSDGSPLSNSQPSFPVEILPFLYLGCAKDSTNLDVLEEFGIKYILNVTPNLPNLFENAGEFKYKQIPISDHWSQNLSQFFPEAISFIDEARGKNCGVLVHCLAGISRSVTVTVAYLMQKLNLSMNDAYDIVKMKKSNISPNFNFMGQLLDFERTLGLSSPCDNRVPAQQLYFTTPSNQNVYQVDSLQST; encoded by the exons ATGATAGATACGCTCAGACCCGTGCCCTTCGCGTCGGAAATGGCGATCAGCAAGACCGTGGCGTGGCTCAACGAGCAGTTGGAGCTGGGCAACGAGAGGCTGCTGCTGATGGACTGCCGGCCGCAGGAGCTGTATGAGTCGTCGCACATCGAGTCGGCCATCAACGTGGCCATCCCGGGCATCATGCTGCGGCGCCTGCAAAAGGGCAACCTGCCCGTGCGCGCGCTCTTCACGCGTGGCGAGGACCGCGACCGCTTCACCCGGCGCTGCGGCACCGACACGGTAGTACTCTACGACGAGAGTAGCAGCGACTGGAACGAGAACACTGGCGGCGAGTCGGTGCTTGGATTGCTGCTCAAGAAGCTCAAGGACGAGGGCTGCCGGGCGTTCTACCTGGAAG GTGGCTTCAGTAAGTTCCAAGCCGAGTTCGCCCTGCACTGCGAGACCAATCTAGACGGGTCGTGTAGCAGCAGCTCGCCACCGTTGCCAGTGCTGGGGCTCGGGGGCCTGCGGATCAGCTCCGACTCCTCCTCGGATATTGAGTCTGACCTTGACCGAGACCCCAATAGCGCAACGGACTCGGATGGCAGCCCGCTGTCCAACAGCCAGCCTTCCTTCCCCGTGGAGATCTTGCCCTTCCTCTATTTGGGCTGTGCCAAGGACTCCACTAACCTGGACGTGTTGGAGGAGTTCGGCATCAAGTACATCTTGAACGTCACCCCCAATTTGCCGAATCTCTTCGAGAACGCAGGAGAGTTTAAATACAAGCAGATCCCCATCTCGGATCACTGGAGTCAAAACCTGTCCCAGTTTTTCCCCGAGGCTATTTCTTTTATAG ATGAAGCCCGGGGCAAAAACTGTGGTGTCTTGGTGCATTGCCTGGCTGGTATTAGCCGCTCGGTCACCGTCACTGTGGCTTATCTCATGCAGAAGCTCAATCTGTCAATGAACGATGCTTATGACATTGTCAAGATGAAGAAATCCAACATCTCCCCCAACTTCAACTTCATGGGCCAGCTGCTGGACTTTGAGAGGACGCTTGGACTCAGCAGTCCCTGTGACAATCGGGTCCCTGCGCAGCAGCTCTATTTCACGACCCCCTCGAACCAGAATGTCTACCAGGTGGACTCCCTGCAGTCCACGTGA